In Pomacea canaliculata isolate SZHN2017 linkage group LG12, ASM307304v1, whole genome shotgun sequence, a single genomic region encodes these proteins:
- the LOC112576426 gene encoding uncharacterized protein LOC112576426 — protein MGMNIAAILAILYAFKKSCRYNTEVRVGIVLGGIVGAAGHLTAVIVFGILRKSLYGSNSDGEQLGFSYGFAVAASFFSFASAIVAAVDICVSPTCSPAPSKGDSYVNTPL, from the exons ATGGGAATGAACATCGCCGCCATCCTCGCCATCCTGTACGCCTTCAAGAAGTCCTGTCGGTACAACACTGAGGTCAGGGTGGGCATCGTCCTCGGCGGCATTGTGGGAG ccGCCGGTCATCTGACTGCTGTTATTGTGTTTGGCATCCTGAGGAAGTCGCTCTATGGTAGTAACTCAGATGGTGAGCAGCTCGGTTTCTCCTACGGTTTCGCAGTTGCCgcctccttcttctccttcgCCTCTGCCATTGTCGCCGCCGTGGACATTTGCGTGTCGCCCACCTGCAGCCCAGCCCCCTCAAAAGGTGACTCGTATGTCAACACCCCTCTCTAA
- the LOC112576430 gene encoding uncharacterized protein LOC112576430 isoform X1 yields the protein MGIREGCAEATHLTRLTIVLLFLGSVSNWIAFCTDSWSFLSGDPYDNNKQGFGLWRRCWLKGLCDTTDGTRHEWYAGVKSCEVFAFMGMNIAAILAILYAFKKSCRYNTEVRVGIVLGGLVGGAGHLTAVIVFGILRRSLYSSTYIREQLGFSYGFAVAASFFSFASAIVTAIDIFVSPTSSPPRSKGEVYDNTPI from the exons ATGGGAATCAGGGAAGGATGCGCGGAGGCTACTCACCTGACGAGGCTGACGATCGTGTTGCTGTTTCTGGGCAGTGTCAGCAACTGGATCGCATTCTGCACCGACTCCTGGTCCTTTCTCAGCGGCGACCcatatgacaacaacaaacaaggttTCGGACTTTGGCGGCGTTGCTGGCTCAAAGGACTCTGCGACACCACCGACGGCACCCGACATG AATGGTACGCCGGGGTGAAGTCGTGTGAAGTTTTTGCTTTCATGGGAATGAACATCGCCGCCATCCTCGCCATCCTGTACGCCTTCAAGAAGTCCTGTCGGTACAACACTGAGGTCAGGGTGGGCATCGTCCTCGGCGGCCTTGTGGGAG GCGCTGGTCATCTGACTGCTGTTATTGTGTTTGGCATCCTGAGGAGGTCGTTATATTCGTCGACTTACATACGAGAGCAGCTCGGTTTCTCCTACGGTTTCGCAGTTGCCgcctccttcttctcctttgCCTCTGCCATCGTCACCGCCATCGACATATTCGTGTCGCCCACCAGCAGCCCACCCCGTTCAAAAGGTGAAGTTTACGACAACACCCCTATCTAA
- the LOC112576430 gene encoding uncharacterized protein LOC112576430 isoform X2 has product MGIREGCVEATHLTRLTIVLLFLGSVSSWIAFCTDSWSFRSTDQWNNIEGFGLWRRCWLNGDCVTTDGTREEWYAGVQSCEVFAFMGMNIAAILAILYAFKKSCRYNTEVRVGIVLGGIVGGAGHLTAVIVFGILRRSLYSSTYIREQLGFSYGFAVAASFFSFASAIVTAIDIFVSPTSSPPRSKGEVYDNTPI; this is encoded by the exons ATGGGAATCAGGGAAGGATGCGTGGAGGCTACTCACCTGACGAGGCTGACGATCGTGTTGCTGTTTCTGGGCAGTGTCAGCAGCTGGATCGCATTCTGTACCGACTCCTGGTCCTTTCGCAGCACCGACCAATGGAACAACATCGAAGGTTTCGGACTTTGGCGGCGTTGCTGGCTCAACGGAGACTGCGTCACCACCGACGGCACCCGAGAAG AATGGTACGCCGGGGTGCAATCGTGTGAAGTTTTCGCTTTCATGGGAATGAACATCGCCGCCATCCTCGCCATCCTGTACGCCTTCAAGAAGTCCTGTCGGTACAACACTGAGGTCAGGGTGGGCATCGTCCTCGGCGGCATTGTGGGAG GCGCTGGTCATCTGACTGCTGTTATTGTGTTTGGCATCCTGAGGAGGTCGTTATATTCGTCGACTTACATACGAGAGCAGCTCGGTTTCTCCTACGGTTTCGCAGTTGCCgcctccttcttctcctttgCCTCTGCCATCGTCACCGCCATCGACATATTCGTGTCGCCCACCAGCAGCCCACCCCGTTCAAAAGGTGAAGTTTACGACAACACCCCTATCTAA
- the LOC112576431 gene encoding uncharacterized protein LOC112576431, with protein sequence MGISEGCAEATHLTRLTIVLLFLGSVSNWIAFCTVSWSFISADELLRDQGFGLWRRCMLNRRCDTTDGTRLEWYAGVQSCEVFAFMGMNIAAILAILYAFKKSCRYNTEVRVGIVLGGIVGGAGHLTAVIVFGILRRSLYSWTNMGEHLGFSYGVAVAASFFSFASAIVTAIDIFVSPTSSPPRSKGEVYDNTPI encoded by the exons ATGGGAATCAGCGAAGGATGCGCGGAGGCTACTCACCTGACGAGGCTGACGATCGTGTTGCTGTTTCTGGGCAGTGTCAGCAACTGGATCGCATTCTGTACCGTCTCCTGGTCTTTTATCAGCGCCGACGAATTGCTCAGGGACCAAGGTTTCGGACTTTGGCGGCGTTGCATGCTCAACAGACGCTGCGACACCACCGACGGCACCCGACTAG AATGGTACGCCGGGGTGCAATCGTGTGAAGTTTTCGCTTTCATGGGAATGAACATCGCCGCCATCCTCGCCATCCTGTACGCCTTCAAGAAGTCCTGTCGGTACAACACTGAGGTCAGGGTGGGCATCGTCCTCGGCGGAATTGTGGGAG GCGCCGGTCATCTGACTGCTGTTATTGTGTTTGGCATCCTGAGGAGGTCGTTATATTCGTGGACTAACATGGGTGAGCACCTCGGTTTCTCATACGGCGTCGCAGTTGCTGCCTCCTTCTTCTCATTTGCCTCTGCTATCGTCACCGCCATCGACATATTCGTGTCGCCCACCAGCAGCCCACCCCGTTCAAAAGGTGAAGTTTACGACAACACCCCTATCTAA